A window of the Bradyrhizobium ottawaense genome harbors these coding sequences:
- the fabF gene encoding beta-ketoacyl-ACP synthase II: MRRVVVTGLGMVTPLGCGVDATWARILNGESGARKIETFEVADLSSQIACVIPRGDGSGGSFNPDQWMEPKDQRKVDDFIIFAMAAARQALDDANWHPESEADKCATGTLIGSGIGGLSGIADTALLLKERGPRKVSPFFIPGRLINLASGYVSIEHGLKGPNHSVVTACSTGAHAIGDASRLIVLGDADVMVAGGTESPICRLAMAGFCAARALSTAFNETPEKASRPYDKDRDGFVMGEGAGIVVLEEYEHAKNRGAKIYAEVVGYGLSGDAYHITSPAPDGDGAFRSMSAALKRAGIAASDIDYINAHGTSTQIGDEIELGAVERLLGNAASKVSMSSTKSSTGHLLGAAGAIEAIFSILAIRDNIVPPTINLENPSVETAIDLVPQTARKRDIDVALSNSFGFGGTNASVIVRRVID; the protein is encoded by the coding sequence ATGAGACGGGTTGTCGTCACGGGGCTGGGCATGGTTACGCCGCTCGGCTGTGGCGTTGACGCAACGTGGGCGCGTATCCTCAACGGCGAGAGCGGCGCGAGGAAGATCGAGACGTTTGAAGTCGCCGATCTCTCCAGCCAGATCGCCTGCGTGATTCCGCGCGGCGACGGCTCCGGCGGCAGCTTCAATCCCGACCAGTGGATGGAGCCGAAGGACCAGCGCAAGGTCGACGACTTCATCATCTTTGCCATGGCCGCCGCACGACAGGCGCTCGACGATGCCAATTGGCATCCGGAGTCCGAGGCGGACAAATGCGCGACCGGCACCCTGATCGGCTCCGGGATCGGCGGCCTGTCCGGTATCGCCGACACCGCGCTGCTGCTGAAGGAACGCGGTCCGCGCAAGGTATCGCCGTTCTTCATTCCGGGACGGCTGATCAATCTGGCGTCCGGCTATGTCTCGATCGAGCACGGCCTCAAGGGACCCAATCATTCCGTGGTGACGGCCTGCTCGACCGGCGCGCATGCGATCGGCGACGCCTCCCGGCTGATCGTGCTCGGCGACGCCGACGTCATGGTCGCGGGCGGAACCGAATCGCCGATCTGCCGGCTGGCGATGGCGGGCTTCTGCGCCGCGCGCGCGCTCTCGACCGCCTTCAACGAGACGCCGGAAAAGGCCTCGCGCCCCTATGACAAGGATCGCGACGGCTTCGTGATGGGCGAGGGCGCCGGCATCGTGGTGCTCGAGGAATACGAGCACGCGAAAAACCGTGGCGCGAAAATCTACGCCGAGGTGGTCGGCTACGGCCTGTCGGGCGACGCCTATCACATCACGTCGCCGGCGCCGGACGGCGACGGCGCTTTCCGCAGCATGAGTGCTGCGCTGAAGCGCGCCGGCATAGCTGCGTCGGATATCGACTACATCAACGCGCACGGCACTTCGACGCAGATCGGCGACGAGATCGAACTCGGCGCCGTGGAACGGTTGCTCGGCAACGCCGCCTCGAAGGTGTCGATGTCGTCGACCAAATCGTCGACCGGGCATTTGCTGGGCGCTGCCGGCGCCATCGAGGCGATTTTCAGCATCCTGGCGATTCGCGACAACATCGTTCCGCCCACCATCAATCTCGAAAATCCGTCGGTGGAAACCGCGATCGATCTGGTGCCGCAAACGGCGCGCAAGCGCGATATCGACGTCGCGCTCTCCAATTCCTTCGGTTTCGGGGGTACCAACGCCTCCGTGATCGTGCGGCGCGTGATTGACTAG
- a CDS encoding acyl carrier protein gives MSEIGERVKKIVVEHLGVEPDKVVDAASFIDDLGADSLDTVELVMAFEEEFGCEIPDDAAETILTVGDATKFLEKNAKS, from the coding sequence ATGAGTGAGATTGGCGAGCGGGTTAAGAAGATTGTTGTCGAGCATCTCGGCGTCGAGCCGGACAAGGTGGTCGACGCTGCAAGTTTCATCGACGACCTCGGCGCCGACAGCCTCGACACCGTCGAGCTTGTGATGGCATTTGAAGAAGAGTTCGGTTGCGAAATTCCCGATGACGCCGCCGAGACGATTTTGACTGTCGGCGACGCGACCAAGTTTCTCGAAAAGAACGCGAAAAGCTGA
- the fabG gene encoding 3-oxoacyl-[acyl-carrier-protein] reductase, with amino-acid sequence MFDLTGRTALVTGATGGIGGAIAQALHRQGATVAISGTRREVLDTFAGQLGDRVHVLPCNLSDSAEVEALVPAAEAAMGQVDILIANAGITRDNLFVQLRDEDWDDVIKVNLTATFRLARAATKLMMRKRFGRIIAITSIVGVTGNPGQANYTASKAGIIGLIKTLGAEYAKRNVTANCIAPGFIKTAMTDALNDKQRETILAKVPAARLGTPEDIAAAAVYLASNEGGYVTGQTIHVNGGMAMI; translated from the coding sequence ATGTTTGATTTGACGGGCAGGACGGCGCTGGTGACCGGCGCGACCGGCGGCATCGGCGGAGCAATCGCGCAGGCGCTGCACAGACAGGGCGCGACGGTAGCGATTTCCGGAACGCGCCGCGAGGTGCTGGACACCTTCGCCGGCCAGTTGGGCGACCGCGTCCATGTGTTGCCGTGCAATCTCTCCGACAGCGCCGAAGTCGAGGCGCTGGTGCCGGCGGCGGAAGCCGCCATGGGGCAGGTCGATATCCTGATCGCCAACGCCGGCATCACCCGCGACAACCTGTTCGTGCAGTTGCGCGACGAGGACTGGGACGACGTCATCAAGGTCAACCTGACCGCGACCTTCCGGCTGGCCCGCGCCGCCACCAAACTGATGATGCGCAAGCGCTTCGGCCGCATCATCGCGATCACCTCGATCGTCGGCGTCACCGGCAACCCCGGTCAGGCCAACTACACCGCCTCGAAGGCCGGAATCATCGGCCTGATCAAGACGCTGGGCGCGGAATATGCCAAGCGCAACGTGACCGCCAATTGCATCGCGCCGGGATTCATCAAGACGGCGATGACCGACGCGCTCAACGACAAGCAGCGCGAGACCATCCTGGCCAAGGTTCCTGCTGCACGGCTGGGGACGCCCGAGGACATTGCTGCAGCAGCGGTCTATCTGGCGTCGAACGAGGGTGGCTACGTCACCGGCCAGACGATTCACGTCAACGGCGGAATGGCCATGATTTGA
- the fabD gene encoding ACP S-malonyltransferase — MTAAFTFPGQGSQAVGMGKALAEAFPAARAVFDEVDAALGEKLAAIIWDGPAETLQLTENAQPALMAVSLATLRVLETEAGFSVRRDAAYVAGHSLGEYSALAAAGSLSISDTARLLRTRGLAMQKAVPVGAGAMAALLGLDYEAATAVAAEAAQGQVCQAANDNGGGQVVVSGDKAAVERALDIAKTKGAKRAMLLPVSAPFHCKLMQPAADAMAKALADVTIKVPVSPLVSNVLASAITDPDEIRRRLIEQVTGTVRWRESVAYMADHGVNRFFEIGAGKVLSGLVKRIADGAVGVSVSGPGDIAAAKDALAASA; from the coding sequence ATGACGGCTGCATTTACATTTCCGGGGCAGGGTTCCCAGGCGGTTGGCATGGGCAAGGCCCTGGCAGAGGCCTTTCCGGCCGCGCGAGCGGTATTTGACGAGGTCGATGCGGCGCTCGGCGAGAAGCTGGCGGCCATCATCTGGGATGGTCCGGCCGAAACGCTCCAGCTCACCGAAAACGCACAGCCGGCCCTGATGGCGGTCTCGCTCGCGACGTTGCGCGTGCTGGAGACCGAAGCGGGCTTCTCGGTTCGGCGGGATGCCGCTTACGTCGCCGGGCACTCGCTTGGCGAATATTCGGCGCTGGCCGCGGCCGGCAGCCTGAGCATCAGCGATACCGCGCGCCTGCTGCGCACCCGTGGCCTTGCCATGCAGAAGGCGGTGCCGGTCGGCGCCGGTGCGATGGCCGCGCTGCTCGGGCTCGACTACGAGGCGGCGACCGCAGTCGCTGCCGAAGCTGCGCAAGGGCAGGTTTGCCAGGCCGCCAACGACAATGGCGGCGGGCAGGTAGTGGTGTCCGGCGACAAGGCCGCGGTCGAACGCGCGCTCGACATCGCCAAGACCAAGGGCGCCAAGCGGGCGATGCTGCTGCCGGTGTCCGCGCCGTTCCACTGCAAGCTGATGCAGCCCGCCGCCGACGCGATGGCAAAAGCATTGGCGGACGTGACGATCAAGGTGCCGGTGTCGCCGCTGGTGTCGAACGTGCTGGCTTCAGCCATCACCGATCCCGACGAGATCCGCCGCCGGCTGATCGAACAGGTCACCGGCACCGTGCGCTGGCGCGAGTCGGTCGCTTACATGGCTGATCACGGCGTTAACAGGTTCTTCGAGATCGGCGCCGGCAAGGTGTTGAGCGGATTGGTCAAGCGCATCGCCGACGGCGCGGTCGGCGTGTCCGTCAGCGGGCCGGGCGACATTGCTGCCGCCAAAGACGCCTTGGCAGCGTCGGCGTAA
- a CDS encoding fatty acid desaturase family protein → MTALRMRARDFLTEDQLIAARERSTWKGAAMIAHAWALILGSIALVAWWPNPLTFVLAVGIIGSRQLGLAILMHDGAHGCLSADEKTNLTLSQWFCAYPVFAETRAYRRYHLRHHAKTQQEDDPDLVLSAPFPITKMSYRRKFLRDITGQTGYQQRKAQLLNALGPREWPLARRAAHFWEKLGPQCAVNAALFAGLAAAGVWWAYPLLWLLPLVTWMMVITRIRNIAEHAVVPDSADPLRNTRTTHANFLERLFIAPYYVNYHLEHHLLFYVPCYNLPMVHRILSQSRHAERMEVQPNYATVLRLATAKPNQQDRPGELASSVRRARAGAEVGSDQAAGGF, encoded by the coding sequence ATGACCGCGCTTCGCATGCGGGCCCGCGATTTTCTGACTGAGGATCAACTGATCGCCGCGCGCGAGCGTTCGACGTGGAAGGGCGCGGCGATGATCGCGCACGCCTGGGCGCTGATATTGGGCTCGATCGCACTGGTCGCGTGGTGGCCCAATCCGCTGACATTTGTGCTGGCGGTCGGCATCATCGGCTCGCGCCAACTTGGATTGGCCATCCTGATGCATGACGGCGCGCATGGATGTCTGTCGGCCGATGAGAAGACCAACCTGACCTTGAGCCAGTGGTTCTGCGCCTATCCGGTTTTCGCCGAGACGCGCGCCTATCGCCGCTATCATCTGCGGCATCATGCGAAGACGCAGCAGGAAGACGATCCCGATCTGGTGCTGTCGGCGCCGTTCCCGATCACCAAAATGAGTTACCGCCGAAAATTCCTGCGCGATATCACCGGACAGACCGGCTATCAGCAGCGCAAGGCGCAATTGCTCAATGCGCTCGGACCAAGAGAATGGCCGCTGGCGCGGCGCGCCGCGCATTTCTGGGAAAAGCTCGGCCCGCAATGTGCCGTCAACGCGGCGCTGTTTGCGGGTCTCGCCGCTGCCGGCGTGTGGTGGGCCTATCCGCTGTTGTGGCTGTTGCCGCTCGTGACCTGGATGATGGTGATCACCCGCATCCGCAACATCGCCGAGCACGCGGTGGTGCCCGACAGCGCCGATCCCCTGCGCAATACCCGCACCACGCACGCCAATTTCCTCGAACGGCTGTTCATCGCGCCGTATTACGTCAACTACCACCTCGAGCATCATCTGCTGTTCTACGTGCCCTGCTACAACCTGCCGATGGTGCACCGCATCTTGAGCCAAAGCCGGCATGCGGAGCGTATGGAGGTGCAGCCGAATTACGCGACAGTGTTGCGGCTGGCGACGGCGAAGCCGAACCAGCAGGATCGCCCGGGCGAGTTGGCGAGCAGCGTGCGTCGCGCGCGGGCCGGCGCCGAGGTGGGCAGCGATCAGGCGGCAGGCGGCTTCTAG
- a CDS encoding TetR/AcrR family transcriptional regulator C-terminal domain-containing protein gives MAPKTVQAASETASGDPKHAARATRSAGRQMRSRLLDGASRLFRERGLAGTSISDIAAAADAFPSQITYYFRTKEALFVEAACRDMLYVARAAEQAALQVHTPRDYTRALVESVTATDSVAFFAEALTLTRRRQDLAPLVERTIERLHGEGLRAYSNQIERHGWNTLRDPDATSRRFWAVAIGVMVEGYAMGRSAEELCAEMLRVLGEQATTSKSGDLTRLRVVDDRDASVSDSADGESTS, from the coding sequence ATGGCTCCCAAAACGGTCCAAGCGGCTTCCGAAACCGCCTCGGGCGACCCGAAACACGCCGCCCGCGCGACCCGCTCGGCCGGGCGGCAGATGCGTTCGCGTCTGCTCGACGGTGCCAGCCGCCTGTTCCGGGAGCGTGGTCTGGCCGGCACCTCGATCTCGGATATCGCAGCCGCAGCCGACGCTTTCCCGAGCCAGATCACCTATTACTTCCGCACCAAGGAAGCGTTGTTCGTCGAAGCCGCCTGCCGCGACATGCTGTATGTGGCGCGTGCGGCCGAGCAGGCCGCGCTGCAGGTCCACACGCCCAGGGATTACACGCGCGCGCTGGTCGAGAGCGTGACGGCGACCGATTCGGTCGCGTTCTTCGCCGAGGCGCTGACCTTGACGCGGCGCCGCCAAGACCTCGCGCCGCTGGTGGAGCGCACCATCGAGCGGCTGCACGGCGAGGGGCTGCGCGCCTATTCGAACCAGATCGAACGCCACGGCTGGAATACCCTGCGCGATCCCGACGCGACCTCGCGGCGGTTCTGGGCGGTCGCGATCGGCGTGATGGTCGAAGGCTATGCCATGGGCCGCTCGGCCGAAGAGCTATGCGCCGAGATGCTGCGCGTGCTGGGCGAGCAGGCGACGACAAGTAAGTCCGGCGACCTGACGCGCCTGCGCGTCGTCGATGATCGCGATGCATCCGTTTCAGATTCAGCCGACGGGGAGAGTACATCATGA
- the rpsF gene encoding 30S ribosomal protein S6 — translation MPLYEHVFLARQDASTQQVEELTTQMTGIVEGLGGKVVKMENWGVRSLTYRMNKNRKAHFVLMNLDAPSAAVTEIERQERISEDVIRYLTVRVEEHEEGPSAMMRKADRDRERDDRGGGFRGDREGGFRGDREGGGFRGGEGGGFRGDRGPRRPRDDEAATAAVEE, via the coding sequence ATGCCTCTTTATGAGCATGTTTTTCTCGCGCGTCAGGATGCGAGCACCCAGCAGGTCGAAGAACTGACCACCCAGATGACCGGCATCGTCGAAGGTCTCGGCGGCAAGGTCGTCAAGATGGAAAATTGGGGCGTGCGCTCGCTCACCTATCGCATGAACAAGAATCGCAAAGCGCATTTCGTGCTGATGAATCTCGATGCTCCCTCGGCTGCGGTTACCGAAATCGAGCGGCAGGAGCGGATCAGCGAAGACGTGATCCGTTATCTCACCGTCCGCGTCGAAGAGCACGAGGAAGGTCCCTCGGCGATGATGCGCAAGGCCGATCGCGATCGCGAACGTGACGATCGTGGCGGCGGCTTCCGCGGCGACCGCGAAGGCGGCTTCCGTGGTGATCGCGAAGGCGGTGGTTTCCGTGGCGGCGAAGGTGGCGGCTTCCGTGGCGACCGTGGCCCGCGCCGGCCGCGTGACGACGAAGCAGCAACCGCAGCGGTTGAGGAGTAA
- the rpsR gene encoding 30S ribosomal protein S18 — protein sequence MAEAGARRPFFRRRKTCPFTGPNAPKIDYKDSKLLMRYVSERGKIVPSRITAVSAKKQRELARAIKRSRFLGLLPYVIR from the coding sequence ATGGCTGAAGCTGGTGCACGCCGTCCGTTTTTCCGTCGCCGCAAGACCTGCCCGTTCACGGGTCCGAATGCGCCGAAAATCGACTACAAGGATTCCAAGCTGCTGATGCGTTACGTTTCCGAGCGCGGCAAGATCGTGCCGAGCCGCATCACCGCCGTCTCCGCCAAGAAGCAGCGTGAACTCGCCCGCGCCATCAAGCGCTCGCGGTTCCTCGGCCTCTTGCCTTACGTTATTCGCTAA
- the rplI gene encoding 50S ribosomal protein L9 encodes MEVILLERVAKLGQMGEVVRVKDGFARNFLLKRGKALRATADNRSKFDGMKAELEANNLKAKGEASKVAEKINGRNVVVLRQASETGQLFGSVSVRDIIASFEADGVTISRSQVLLDAPIKTIGKHAISIAVHPEVEVSVSVTVARSADEAERINRGEDISTRQEDQDAAAEAIAAAGEFFDPEAQHDDEAPAAATEK; translated from the coding sequence ATGGAAGTCATTTTGCTGGAACGCGTCGCCAAGCTCGGCCAGATGGGCGAAGTCGTCCGCGTCAAGGACGGGTTTGCCCGCAACTTTCTGCTCAAGCGCGGCAAGGCACTGCGCGCCACCGCCGACAACCGTTCCAAGTTCGACGGCATGAAGGCCGAACTCGAGGCCAACAACCTCAAGGCCAAGGGCGAAGCGAGCAAGGTCGCGGAGAAGATCAACGGCCGCAACGTCGTCGTGCTGCGCCAGGCTTCCGAAACCGGCCAGTTGTTCGGTTCGGTCAGCGTGCGCGACATCATCGCGTCGTTCGAGGCCGATGGCGTCACCATCAGCCGCAGCCAGGTTCTGCTCGACGCGCCGATCAAGACCATCGGCAAGCACGCGATCTCGATCGCCGTGCATCCGGAAGTCGAAGTCAGCGTCAGTGTCACCGTGGCGCGCAGCGCCGATGAGGCCGAGCGCATCAACCGCGGCGAGGACATCTCGACCCGCCAGGAAGATCAGGACGCTGCCGCCGAGGCGATCGCCGCCGCCGGCGAGTTCTTCGATCCGGAAGCCCAGCACGACGACGAAGCGCCGGCCGCTGCGACCGAGAAGTAA
- a CDS encoding PaaI family thioesterase — MSATTDPDFAPIETRIRDNVGRQGFMRHIGAELSELTRGSCTLEVDRRPELLQQHGLFHGGVTAFLVDNATTIAAATSRGQSALTAEYKLNLLSPAVGERLICRARVIKPGRQVAVVAADVYCITDGVEKHTATALASIAMLDEKAAARIAG; from the coding sequence ATGTCGGCAACTACCGATCCTGATTTCGCTCCGATCGAAACCCGCATTCGCGACAATGTCGGACGGCAGGGTTTCATGCGCCATATCGGCGCGGAATTATCCGAATTGACGCGCGGCTCCTGCACGCTGGAGGTCGACCGCCGACCGGAGCTGTTGCAGCAGCACGGGCTGTTTCACGGCGGCGTCACGGCTTTCCTGGTAGACAATGCGACCACGATTGCGGCGGCTACGTCGCGCGGGCAGTCGGCGCTGACGGCGGAATACAAACTGAATCTGCTGTCGCCGGCGGTCGGCGAACGCCTGATCTGCCGGGCGCGCGTGATCAAGCCGGGGCGTCAGGTCGCCGTCGTCGCGGCCGACGTGTACTGCATCACCGATGGTGTCGAGAAGCACACCGCGACCGCGCTGGCATCGATCGCGATGCTCGACGAGAAGGCGGCGGCCAGGATAGCGGGCTGA
- a CDS encoding TetR/AcrR family transcriptional regulator — protein sequence MTTAREDLLAAGLAVFDRDGFEGATVAAIRTRARASNGSFFHFFGSKKELAGTLFLEILGRYHASVLAGVAEPCGAQEGVRRLIRAHLDWVVNNRREARYLFEISRSEWTEEVRGAQREQNSRLAEAVERWRAPLLERGELLPMTATLFFSQIIGPAQIFCRAWLSGRDRADPRDQIDVLTACAIRAVVAPDAGNQPGEK from the coding sequence GTGACCACGGCGCGTGAGGATTTGCTGGCGGCGGGCTTGGCGGTGTTCGACCGCGACGGCTTTGAGGGCGCAACGGTTGCCGCCATCCGAACCCGTGCGCGGGCATCCAACGGCAGCTTCTTCCATTTCTTCGGATCGAAGAAGGAACTGGCCGGCACCCTGTTTCTGGAAATCCTCGGCCGTTATCACGCTTCCGTCCTCGCCGGCGTCGCCGAACCCTGCGGTGCGCAGGAGGGGGTGAGGCGGCTGATCCGTGCGCATCTCGACTGGGTCGTGAACAACAGGCGCGAAGCGCGCTATCTGTTCGAGATATCCCGCAGCGAATGGACCGAAGAGGTCCGGGGCGCGCAGCGCGAACAGAATTCGCGGTTGGCGGAAGCTGTCGAGCGCTGGCGGGCGCCGTTGCTCGAACGCGGTGAATTGCTGCCGATGACGGCAACGCTGTTCTTCAGCCAGATCATCGGGCCCGCCCAGATTTTCTGCCGCGCGTGGCTGTCGGGCCGCGATCGCGCCGATCCGAGAGACCAGATCGATGTCCTGACCGCCTGCGCCATCCGTGCGGTGGTCGCACCCGACGCAGGCAACCAGCCGGGAGAAAAATAA
- a CDS encoding SAM-dependent methyltransferase — MDGLLRYFLGQFIRRGTMTFTAASGASFTCGDGTGRPVSARFLSERTQRRILLNPELALGEAYMDGTFVVENGSIADALEILLNQPDMVPRWAGLQWWLRYFSRHIGQFNWRGRARDNVAHHYDLDGRLYSLFLDADRQYSCAYFEAPDATLDDAQLAKKRHLAAKLLIESGNRVLDIGSGWGGLGLYLAEMTGADVTGITLSTEQLQASNAGAAEKRLTGSARFLLSDYRDIPGQFDRIVSVGMFEHVGIGFYEKFFRRCAELLSDDGVMVLHSIGRSTGPDVTSPWITKYIFPGGYIPAVSEVIPAIERAGLLVCDIEILRLHYAETLKAWRERFLARREEAVRLYDERFARMWEFYLAGSEMSFRKQNLMNFQIQLTKRQGVVPITRDYVAREEAKLRGIESRRQPRLQLAGE; from the coding sequence ATGGATGGTTTGTTGCGTTATTTCCTAGGTCAGTTCATTCGCCGCGGCACGATGACGTTCACGGCCGCGAGCGGGGCGAGCTTTACCTGCGGCGACGGCACCGGCCGACCGGTCTCGGCACGGTTCCTGAGCGAACGGACCCAACGCCGGATCCTGCTCAATCCGGAACTGGCGCTCGGCGAAGCCTATATGGACGGCACGTTTGTGGTCGAGAACGGCTCGATCGCGGATGCGCTCGAAATCCTGCTCAATCAGCCCGACATGGTGCCGCGCTGGGCCGGGCTGCAATGGTGGCTGCGCTATTTCAGCAGGCACATCGGGCAATTCAATTGGCGCGGCCGCGCGCGAGACAATGTCGCCCATCATTATGATCTGGACGGGCGGCTTTACTCCCTCTTTCTCGACGCCGACCGGCAATATAGCTGCGCCTATTTCGAAGCGCCGGACGCCACGCTCGACGATGCCCAGCTCGCCAAGAAGCGTCACCTCGCCGCCAAGCTGCTGATCGAGTCCGGCAACCGCGTACTCGATATCGGCTCCGGCTGGGGCGGCCTTGGCCTTTATCTCGCTGAGATGACCGGCGCCGACGTTACGGGCATCACGCTCTCGACCGAACAGTTGCAGGCCTCGAACGCGGGTGCGGCGGAGAAGCGCCTGACGGGATCGGCGCGATTTCTCCTCAGCGACTATCGCGATATTCCCGGCCAATTCGACCGGATCGTCTCGGTCGGCATGTTCGAGCATGTCGGCATCGGTTTCTACGAGAAATTCTTTCGGCGATGCGCCGAGCTTCTCAGCGATGACGGCGTGATGGTGTTGCATTCGATCGGCCGCTCGACGGGCCCCGACGTGACCAGCCCCTGGATCACCAAGTATATATTTCCGGGCGGCTATATCCCCGCTGTCTCCGAGGTCATCCCCGCGATCGAACGCGCCGGCCTCCTGGTATGCGACATCGAGATTCTCAGGCTGCATTACGCGGAGACGCTGAAGGCCTGGCGCGAACGGTTCCTGGCGCGGCGCGAAGAGGCCGTGCGCCTGTATGACGAGCGCTTTGCGCGAATGTGGGAGTTCTATCTGGCGGGTTCGGAAATGTCGTTCCGCAAGCAAAACCTGATGAACTTCCAGATCCAGCTCACCAAGCGCCAGGGCGTAGTACCGATCACCCGCGATTACGTCGCGCGTGAAGAAGCCAAGCTGCGCGGGATCGAGAGCCGCCGGCAACCACGGCTGCAACTGGCCGGGGAATGA
- a CDS encoding replicative DNA helicase: MALTDSNVLKLAPDAGTPAYRSAPHNIEAEQSLLGAILVNNDAFYRVSDFLEPKHFFEPLHQTIYETAGSLIRMGKVATPVTLKTFLPADTDIGGMTVGQYLARVAAEATTIINAQDYGRTIYDMALRRDLIRIGEDMVNVAFDAPVDFAPRAQIEDAERQLYELAESGRYDGGFQRFSQALTTAVDMAAKAFQRDGSLSGIATGLRDLDTKMGGLQASDLIIIAGRPGMGKTALATNIAYNIARAHRAEVQPDGTMKSVNGGIVGFFSCEMSAEQLATRILAEQTSIGSSMIRRGGITEADFEKIRDYSIELQSLPLYVDETGGLSISQLTARARRLKRQKGLDMIVIDYIQLLSGSGKRGNDNRVQEVTEITTNLKALAKELNVPIIALSQLSRQVENRDDKRPQLADLRESGSIEQDADVVIFVYREEYYLANKEPRIGTPEYEKWQLDMSLVHGKAEIIIGKQRHGPTGTVEVQFEGQFTRFSDLAHDGNLPDRNLY, encoded by the coding sequence ATGGCCCTGACTGATTCGAACGTCCTCAAGCTCGCCCCCGACGCGGGAACTCCGGCCTATCGGAGCGCACCGCACAATATCGAGGCGGAGCAGAGCCTGCTGGGCGCCATCCTGGTCAATAACGACGCGTTCTACCGGGTTTCGGACTTCCTGGAACCGAAGCACTTCTTCGAGCCGCTCCATCAGACCATTTATGAGACCGCCGGCAGCCTGATCCGGATGGGCAAGGTCGCGACCCCCGTCACGCTGAAGACGTTCCTGCCGGCCGATACCGATATCGGCGGCATGACGGTCGGCCAATACCTCGCCCGCGTCGCGGCCGAGGCGACCACGATCATCAACGCGCAGGACTACGGCCGGACGATCTACGACATGGCGCTGCGCCGCGACCTGATCCGGATCGGCGAGGACATGGTCAATGTCGCCTTCGACGCGCCGGTGGATTTCGCGCCGCGCGCGCAGATCGAGGACGCGGAGCGCCAGCTTTATGAACTGGCGGAGTCCGGCCGGTACGACGGCGGCTTCCAGCGCTTTTCGCAGGCGCTCACGACCGCCGTCGACATGGCGGCCAAGGCCTTCCAGCGCGACGGCAGTTTGTCGGGCATCGCCACCGGCCTGCGCGACCTCGACACCAAGATGGGCGGGCTGCAGGCGTCCGACTTGATCATCATCGCCGGCCGCCCCGGCATGGGCAAGACCGCGCTTGCGACCAACATCGCCTACAATATCGCGAGAGCGCATCGCGCCGAGGTGCAGCCCGATGGCACCATGAAATCCGTCAACGGCGGCATCGTCGGGTTCTTCTCCTGCGAAATGTCGGCCGAACAGCTCGCCACGCGTATTCTCGCCGAGCAGACCAGTATCGGCTCAAGCATGATCCGCCGCGGCGGTATCACCGAAGCCGACTTCGAGAAGATCCGCGACTATTCGATCGAGCTGCAATCACTGCCGCTCTATGTCGACGAAACCGGCGGCCTGTCGATCTCCCAACTGACCGCGCGGGCGCGGCGGCTGAAGCGGCAGAAGGGTCTCGACATGATTGTGATCGACTATATTCAGCTGCTGTCGGGATCGGGCAAACGCGGCAACGACAACCGCGTGCAGGAAGTCACCGAGATCACCACCAACCTGAAGGCGCTGGCCAAGGAACTGAACGTACCGATCATCGCGCTGTCGCAGCTCTCGCGTCAGGTCGAAAACCGCGACGACAAACGCCCGCAACTGGCCGATCTACGTGAATCCGGTTCGATCGAACAGGACGCCGACGTGGTCATCTTCGTGTATCGCGAGGAATATTACCTCGCCAACAAGGAGCCCCGGATCGGGACCCCCGAATACGAAAAGTGGCAGCTCGACATGTCGCTGGTGCACGGCAAGGCCGAAATCATCATCGGCAAGCAGCGCCACGGCCCCACCGGCACGGTGGAAGTACAGTTCGAGGGCCAGTTCACCCGATTCAGCGACCTTGCGCATGACGGCAATTTGCCGGACCGCAACCTCTATTGA